The Nocardia sp. NBC_00508 nucleotide sequence TTATAGTTACCACCGCCGTTTACCGGGGCTTAAATTCTCAGCTTCGCACCCCGAAGGGCGCTAACCGGTCCTCTTAACCTTCCGGCACCGGGCAGGCGTCAGTCCGTATACATCGTCTTACGACTTCGCACGGACCTGTGTTTTTAGTAAACAGTCGCTTCTCTCTGGTCTCTGCGACCACACCCAGCTCCGGATGCAAGATCCATCACCAGGCCTGGTCCCCCTTCTCCCGAAGTTACGGGGGCATTTTGCCGAGTTCCTTAACCACAGTTCTCTCGATCGCCTCGGTATTCTCTACCTGACCACCTGTGTCGGTTTGGGGTACGGGCCGTGTACCAACTCACTAGAGGCTTTTCTCGGCAGCATAGGATCACTGAATTCGCCTCAATCGGCTACGCATCACCTCTCAGGCACATGCTGTGCGGATTTACCTACACAACGCCCTACCGGCTTACACCAGGTATTCCATCACCTGGCCCAGCTACCTTCCTGCGTCACCCCATCGCTTGACTACTACACCCAGGATCCCATGCAGCCCCCTCAGGTCTCCCGAAGGAGATCCGTCCGGTTTTGGATGGTTAGCACAGATGATTCGCCATTGGGCGCGGATACACGGGTACGGGAATATCAACCCGTTGTCCATCGACTACGCCTGTCGGCCTCGCCTTAGGTCCCGACTCACCCTGGGCGGATTAACCTGGCCCAGGAACCCTTGGTCATTCGGCGGACGAGTTTCTCACTCGTCTTTCGCTACTCATGCCTGCATTCTCACTCGCACAGCCTCCACCACTAGGTCACCCTGTGACTTCCCTGGCTGCACGACGCTCCCCTACCCACCCCAACAGCTGCCCCGAAGGGAACCGAACGTTGGAGTGCCGCGGCTTCGGCGGTGTACTTGAGCCCCGCTACATTGTCGGCGCAGGATCACTTGACCAGTGAGCTATTACGCACTCTTTCAAGGGTGGCTGCTTCTAAGCCAACCTCCTGGTTGTCTCAGCGACCCCACATCCTTTTCCACTTAGTACACGCTTAGGGGCCTTAGCCGGCGATCTGGGCTGTTTCCCTCTCGACTACGAAGCTTATCCCCCGCAGTCTCACTGCCACGCTCTCACACACCGGCATTCGGAGTTTGGCTGACTTCGGTAAGCTTGTAGGCCCCCTAGGCCATCCAGTAGCTCTACCTCCGGCGTGAAACACGTGACGCTGCACCTAAATGCATTTCGGGGAGAACCAGCTATCACGGAGTTTGATTGGCCTTTCACCCCTACCCACAGCTCATCCCCTCAGTTTTCAACCTAAGTGGGTTCGGGCCTCCACAACATCTTACTGCTGCTTCACCCTGGCCATGGGTAGATCACTCCGCTTCGGGTCCATGATGTGCGACTCAAAACGCCCTATTCGGACTCGCTTTCGCTACGGCTACCCCACACGGGTTAACCTCGCCACACACCGATGACTCGCAGGCTCATTCTTCAAAAGGCACGCCATCACCCCACCCCGAAGGGAAGGCTCTGACGGATTGTAAGCGCACGGTTTCAGGTACTATTTCACTCCCCTCCCGGGGTACTTTTCACCTTTCCCTCACGGTACTAGTCCGCTATCGGTCACCAGGGAGTATTCAGGCTTACCGGGTGGTCCCGGCAGATTCACAGCAGATTTCACGGGCCCGCTGCTACTCGGGAACCCACTACAACAGAGCACGCATTTTCGTCTACGGGATTCTCACCCTCTACGACAGGCCGTTCCAGACCACTTCAACTAACACGCACTTTTCTGACTGTTGCCCACCACGGCAGTGATAGGAAAGTGAGCCCCACTACCCCAGACAGACAACGACTGCCGTCTATCACATCTACCTGGTTTAGCCTCATCCGCTTTCGCTCGCCACTACTCACGGAATCACAATTGTTTTCTCTTCCTGTGGGTACTGAGATGTTTCACTTCCCCACGTTCCCTCCACACACCCTATATATTCAGATGCGGGTAACACGACATCACTCGTGCTGGGTTTCCCCATTCGGACATCCTCGGATCTCAGCTCGGTTGACAGCTCCCCGAGGCTTATCGCAGCCTCCTACGTCCTTCATCGGCTCCTGGTGCCAAGGCATCCACCGTACGCTCTTAAACACTTACTAACAAAGATGCTCGCGTCCACTGTGCAGTTCTCAAACAACACACCCGAAAGAAACCTGTCCCGACACCAGCACCCCAACCCCACAAGAGGCCGAGACCGGTATGACCGGAGAAACTCCCGGATCGTCATATTGCCTAGAAAGAAACACTCGCGTGTTCTCTCAGGACCCAACAGTGTGTCGATATATCACCCGCGACCGAAGACACAGCTCCGACCATCCACAAGAGAAACTGTCAGCGTTCCACCCATGAGCGTCCGCAGTCCCACAGACGAGGACTCAACGGTCTCTGACACGAACAACACTCGACTGTTCGAGGCATCGTGTAGAAGTGCTCCTTAGAAAGGAGGTGATCCAGCCGCACCTTCCGGTACGGCTACCTTGTTACGACTTCGTCCCAATCGCCGATCCCACCTTCGACGGCTCCCTCCCGCAAGGGGTTAGGCCACCGGCTTCGGGTGTTACCGACTTTCATGACGTGACGGGCGGTGTGTACAAGGCCCGGGAACGTATTCACCGCAGCGTTGCTGATCTGCGATTACTAGCGACTCCAACTTCACGGGGTCGAGTTGCAGACCCCGATCCGAACTGAGACCGGCTTTAAGGGATTCGCTCCACCTCACGGTATCGCAGCCCTCTGTACCGGCCATTGTAGCATGTGTGAAGCCCTGGACATAAGGGGCATGATGACTTGACGTCGTCCCCACCTTCCTCCGAGTTGACCCCGGCAGTCTCCTGCGAGTCCCCGCCATTACGCGCTGGCAACACAGGACAAGGGTTGCGCTCGTTGCGGGACTTAACCCAACATCTCACGACACGAGCTGACGACAGCCATGCACCACCTGTACACCAACCACAAGGGAAACCCCATCTCTGAGGCTGTCTGGTGTATGTCAAACCCAGGTAAGGTTCTTCGCGTTGCATCGAATTAATCCACATGCTCCGCCGCTTGTGCGGGCCCCCGTCAATTCCTTTGAGTTTTAGCCTTGCGGCCGTACTCCCCAGGCGGGGCGCTTAATGCGTTAGCTACGGCACGGATCCCGTGGAAGGAAACCCACACCTAGCGCCCACCGTTTACGGCGTGGACTACCAGGGTATCTAATCCTGTTCGCTACCCACGCTTTCGCTTCTCAGCGTCAGTTACTGCCCAGAGACCCGCCTTCGCCACCGGTGTTCCTCCTGATATCTGCGCATTTCACCGCTACACCAGGAATTCCAGTCTCCCCTGCAGTACTCAAGTCTGCCCGTATCGCCTGCAAGCTCACAGTTGAGCTGTGAGTTTTCACAGACGACGCGACAAACCGCCTACAAGCTCTTTACGCCCAGTAATTCCGGACAACGCTCGCACCCTACGTATTACCGCGGCTGCTGGCACGTAGTTGGCCGGTGCTTCTTCTACAGGTACCGTCACTCACGCTTCGTCCCTGTCGAAAGAGGTTTACAACCCGAAGGCCGTCATCCCTCACGCGGCGTCGCTGCATCAGGCTTTCGCCCATTGTGCAATATTCCCCACTGCTGCCTCCCGTAGGAGTCTGGGCCGTGTCTCAGTCCCAGTGTGGCCGGTCGCCCTCTCAGGCCGGCTACCCGTCGTCGCCTTGGTAGGCCATTACCCCACCAACAAGCTGATAGGCCGCGGGCCCATCTCGCACCGATAAATCTTTCCACCCACCAGCATGCACCGGCAGGTCATATCCGGTATTAGACCCAGTTTCCCAGGCTTATCCCGAAGTACGAGGCAGATCACCCACGTGTTACTCACCCGTTCGCCGCTCGTGTACCCCGAAGGGCCTTACCGCTCGACTTGCATGTGTTAAGCACGCCGCCAGCGTTCGTCCTGAGCCAGGATCAAACTCTCCGTTGAAGACTCACAACCACACCCCACAAAGAGGTGCAATCAAAAGTATCTGAACCAGAGTCCGAAAACCCAGCAAAACAATCGCCAACCAAAAAATAGCTGACAAAAAATATCCGACCCTCCACACGGGGGGAGAAGAGCCGGAACCAAAAAACATTTGGCACTGACATTCATCGACACACTATTGAGTTCTCAAAGAACACACGCACACACTTCCATATCCGGGTTAACCGGATCTTCCGCGAGGCAACCTATCCAGGTTAACTCAGCCGTTCACTCGATCAAAATCGAGGTCCCGATCAAGCTATGTGGTCGTCAGGCGCTCCTCGTCCGACCTCGTTTCCCGGTCCCTCCACTCGGCGTTTCCGCCTCGCTTCTCGGCTCCGGGTCGGTGTCCGTGTCGCTCTGACTTGGACAAAGTTACGCGCCGGATTTCACTTCGTCAAATCGCCTGCGCAGCGCGCTATTTCGCAGGTCAATGGCGTGCGTTCGATGGGTCGGGCAGCCAAATGACACGAATGTGATTCAAGCCACCACAAGATCGTTCCGAAGCGGTCGGGGAACCGTTCAGTTGGCGAGGGCGTGTGCGGCGCCGCGATGCAGCGGCACGGGCGCGGTATCCCGGGCGGTATCCCTGCTGATCCCCTTTGCGGCCGAGTTGGCCTGCTCCAGTTGGGTTTTGCGATCGAACAGCGTCCTGGTCAGCACGCAGGCGAGATCAGCGTCCAGATCGTCGCGGACGAGCAGGACGTTCGGCACGACGATCGTCTTCACCTCCGCGGGCAGGCCGTACGCGGCGGCGGGAATGGTTCCCTCTTCGTAGACGGGATTGATCTTGCGCAGGCCGGGCAGCTGGTCGGTGATATCGAGGAATCGGACGCGGTCCCCAGCGGTGGTGAACAGGTCGGTGATGCCCGGCGTGGGCAGGCCGCCGGAGAAGAACATGGCGTCGATCGATCCGTCCTTCATGCCGTCCACGGTCTTGGTGAGATCCAGCCGCTGCGCGGAGATATCGCGATCGGGATCGAGACCGGCGGCTTGCAGTACCCGCTGCGCGATCACCTCGGTGCCCGATTTCGGTGAGCCGGTGGAGACCCGCTTGCCCCGTAGGTCGGCCACCGAGTTGATGCCCGCGTCCCGGCGAACGACTACCTGGGTGTAGTTCGGATACAGCCGCGCGAGCGCCTGCACCGGCTGTTTCTTGCCGTCGAAGCTCCCCGTGCCGAGCACGGCATCGGCGGCGCTGTCGGCCAGGGAGAACGCCACCTGGTAGCTACCTGCCACGATCTGCTGGATGTTCTGCACCGACGCCCCGGTCTCGGCGGCGGTCGCCTTCACCTTGCCGTCGGTGGCCTGCGCGAGCTGGTCGGCGTAGGCGTTCCCCAGAGCGAAGTACACCCCGGTGGCGTTACCGGTCGCGATGCCGACTCGGGTCTCCCGCCCGAGCACGCAGGTGACCGCCGCGCCCGAGTCGGTGTGCGGAGTGTCCCTGCGGCCGCCGCAGCCCGCGAGCAGTCCCGCCGCGATCGTGATGACGGCGAATATCAGTGCGGCTCTTCTCATGTCGTTCTCCTTTGCGACAGCAGAGTGATCCCGGCGGCCGTGACCAGCGCGCACGCCCCGACGATCAGTGCGGCGGGCGCCAGATACAGCAGCGTCAACCCGCCGACGGCGGCCAGCACGCGTGCCGCCAACGGCGCGGGGCCGATACCAGGGATCCAGCCGCCGGTGGCGGCCGCAAGCGCGGCAACGCCGACGCACGCGACCACCGTGGTCCAGAGGATGCCGAGAACCGGCCCTCGCCCGAGCAAGTATTCGCCCGGCCCGGTCAGCACGAACACGATCGGCACCAGGAAGGCGGGCAAGGCGTACTTCAAGGCCTGCCACATGGTGGGCACGGTGCGGCCTCCGGTGATGGCGGCGGCACCCACCGCCGCCAGCGCGGTCGGCGGCGTCACCTCGGAGAGGACCGAGTAGTAGAAGACGAACATCGCGGCCGCGGGCGCGGGCACGTCGAGGGCCAGCAGCGCCGGGCCGATGATCGCCCAGCCGATGATGAACGACGCCGTGACCGGCACGGCGAGCCCGAGCAGCGCAAGCGCGACGGCGGCGAGCGCGACGGTGCAGGCCAGCACGACGGTGTGATTGTCCGACAACGCCTTCGCGGCCCGGACCAGCAGTGCCGCGAGTTGCGCGCCGAGACCGGTCTTGGTCGTCATCGCGGTGATCACGCCCGCGGCCGCGCACACCGCGACCACCGGCAGCGCCGACCGGACGCCGCTGCCGATCATGGCGAACACCAGGCGCGGCGACCGGGCCGCCGCCCTGGTCCGCGCGTCGAAGAACGCCAAGACGAACGCCAGCGCGGTCGCGTACACCACCGCTCGCGTCGCGCTCACTCCGATGAGCAGGAGTACGACGATCGCGATCAGCGACAAGAAGTGGTAGCCGAACCGCAGCAGGAGCCGACCCGCCGACGCACCGCCGATCTCGACCGGTTCGGTGCCCAGCCTGCGCGCATCGATCTCCACGGCGAGCAGGATGCCCAGGTAGTAGAGGAGGGTCGGGATCAGCGCCCAGCCGAGCACGGTCACATAAGAGACCTCGAGGTATTCGGCCACGATGAACGCCGCGACCCCGAGCGTGGGTGGTGACAGGATCGCGCCGACACCGGCCGCGGCCAGCATGCCGCCCGCCTGCTCCGGCGGGTAGCCCGCGCGCCGCAGGATCGGCCAGGTCACCGCGCCCACGCTCACCGCCGTGGCGGTTCCGGATCCGGACACCGTGCCGAGCAGGAAACCCGAAGCCACCGCGGTGCGCCCGGCGGCGCTGCGCGAGCGCCGGAACGCCGCGACCGACAGATCCACGAAAAATTGGGCGGCGCCGGAGAATTCGAGCACCGCGCCGTACAGGGTGAACAGCACGATGTAGGTAGCGGCGACATCCAGCGGAGTGCCGTAGAAGCCGCTGCCGGAATTGAACAGAGCGTCGATGATCTGGCCGAAGTCCAGTCCGGCGTGCGCGAGGCTCCATTCCTGCGGCAGCAGTCCTCCGTAGTACCCGTAGGCGAGGAAGACCAGGCACACCGCGGGCAGCACCCATCCGGTCGTGCGCCTGCACGCCTCCAGGACGAGCGCCAGCACCACCGTGCCGACCGCGACGTCGACGGGATCGAGCAGTCCTTGCCGATCGAGGAACGCGTCGTACCCGCCGCCGCCCGACCCGATCGTCATCGGCGCCACGGGATACAGGCAGACCGCCAGCGCCACCGCGGCCAGCAACCAGTCCACCATGCCAGGGCGGTTCCGACGGTCCAGGAAGCGAAGCCCGGACCCGTAGGCGAGAAAAATCGTCGGCAACGTGCCCGCCAGGAAGATCACCAGGTAGTACTGACTGCCCTGCGCCAACGGCCGGAACACCTGCCACAGCGCGAGAATCGCGACGGCGAACGTGGCGACGGCGACCAGTCGCTCCGCCCAGCCGCTCAGCACCCGCGCAGGCCGCTCCTCGTCGTCGAACTCCACGACCGGCGGGCGCTTCTGCTCATCCACTCGAGCGCCCAGCGTGTCCGACATGGCGAGACGATAGCAACACGCGCGGGTCTGTATACCGGCTTTGACGACAGCCGTGGTAGCGGATCGCCTCCCGCCAGGGATCAGCCGCCCAGCGGCGCCCGGCGCGGAACGACCTTGCGGGAGGAGATGCGCCAGCCCGCCTCCTCCCGTACCACCACGTCCTCGTAGGTCACGCTCGCACAGCCGCCGTCGGCGCTGATCCCGATTCCTTTGGAGCGCACCTGAACCTCACCCGTCTCGGTTTCGGTCACGAGCACGTTGGTGACGTGATGCCCCACCGGATTCGCGTCGCCGAGCATGAGCGCGGCCTCCCGCACGGCCGCTATGCCGCGCAGCTCGCCGAACCCGAGATCGCTGAGGTCGTAGACGATCCCGGGGCTGAACAGCTCGTCCATCCGATCGAGTTCGCCCGCGTCCACCAGGTGACCGTGCTGGGCGATGAGGTCGTTGATCGCGATGCGGTCCTCCATCGATAGCGTCATGCGCAGCACCGTACCGCCGGTCTCCGCACAGGTCAGGCGAATACGGCGGCTTTCCGGAGGTCGAGGGCAGGCTCAGCGGGAAGTGGCGTGGCGGTCGGCATTCGCCGTGGTCGCGAAGTCGATCTGTCGGCGAGCGTTCGACGATGCGGTCACGACGCAAGGGCCGAGCGAACCGGTGCGGCCGTAGAGCGTGGCGGTGCCGCGCGCGGGGCACGTAGTCTCGCGCGGTGCACTCTCATCTGAGTTTCGAGAACCCTCCTGGGCTGCCTCACAAGGTCGTGGTCGAGACGTTGGAGCGGGCTTTGCGTGACCGCACGACCGCGGGAGAGGCCGCGAGTGTCCTCGTCGGAAGCGCGTTGAACGACGACGACGTGGAGTTCGTCGAGCACTGGTGCGTGCAGGTCGGGACACGGGCTGTGCCGGGTAGTCCGTTGCTCGGGCTGGCCGGACTGTGCCTGGGACACACCGC carries:
- a CDS encoding TAXI family TRAP transporter solute-binding subunit, translating into MRRAALIFAVITIAAGLLAGCGGRRDTPHTDSGAAVTCVLGRETRVGIATGNATGVYFALGNAYADQLAQATDGKVKATAAETGASVQNIQQIVAGSYQVAFSLADSAADAVLGTGSFDGKKQPVQALARLYPNYTQVVVRRDAGINSVADLRGKRVSTGSPKSGTEVIAQRVLQAAGLDPDRDISAQRLDLTKTVDGMKDGSIDAMFFSGGLPTPGITDLFTTAGDRVRFLDITDQLPGLRKINPVYEEGTIPAAAYGLPAEVKTIVVPNVLLVRDDLDADLACVLTRTLFDRKTQLEQANSAAKGISRDTARDTAPVPLHRGAAHALAN
- a CDS encoding TRAP transporter permease; the protein is MSDTLGARVDEQKRPPVVEFDDEERPARVLSGWAERLVAVATFAVAILALWQVFRPLAQGSQYYLVIFLAGTLPTIFLAYGSGLRFLDRRNRPGMVDWLLAAVALAVCLYPVAPMTIGSGGGGYDAFLDRQGLLDPVDVAVGTVVLALVLEACRRTTGWVLPAVCLVFLAYGYYGGLLPQEWSLAHAGLDFGQIIDALFNSGSGFYGTPLDVAATYIVLFTLYGAVLEFSGAAQFFVDLSVAAFRRSRSAAGRTAVASGFLLGTVSGSGTATAVSVGAVTWPILRRAGYPPEQAGGMLAAAGVGAILSPPTLGVAAFIVAEYLEVSYVTVLGWALIPTLLYYLGILLAVEIDARRLGTEPVEIGGASAGRLLLRFGYHFLSLIAIVVLLLIGVSATRAVVYATALAFVLAFFDARTRAAARSPRLVFAMIGSGVRSALPVVAVCAAAGVITAMTTKTGLGAQLAALLVRAAKALSDNHTVVLACTVALAAVALALLGLAVPVTASFIIGWAIIGPALLALDVPAPAAAMFVFYYSVLSEVTPPTALAAVGAAAITGGRTVPTMWQALKYALPAFLVPIVFVLTGPGEYLLGRGPVLGILWTTVVACVGVAALAAATGGWIPGIGPAPLAARVLAAVGGLTLLYLAPAALIVGACALVTAAGITLLSQRRTT
- a CDS encoding nuclear transport factor 2 family protein, which gives rise to MTLSMEDRIAINDLIAQHGHLVDAGELDRMDELFSPGIVYDLSDLGFGELRGIAAVREAALMLGDANPVGHHVTNVLVTETETGEVQVRSKGIGISADGGCASVTYEDVVVREEAGWRISSRKVVPRRAPLGG